One genomic window of Cydia strobilella chromosome 11, ilCydStro3.1, whole genome shotgun sequence includes the following:
- the LOC134745512 gene encoding dehydrogenase/reductase SDR family member 4 isoform X1 — translation MIRSLGILSMGGKSFTSVKPYSVRAELNNRLKGKVAIVTASTDGIGYAIAKRLGNEGASVVICSRKENNVQKTVNELRNEGITVEGVACHVGNAEQRKKLFDIANDKFGGLDILVSNAAVNPGVSPVLETEENVWDKIFEINVKSSWLLAKEAYPNLVKRGGGSIVFISSIAGYQPMSPLGPYSVSKTTLLGLTKAIANEVVTDNIRVNCVAPGIVATKFASAITSSEAAKEQSLSIVPMQRFGKPSEIAAAVAFLASNDASYVTGETIVVAGGAHAHL, via the exons ATGATCCGTTCCCTGGGAATATTATCAATGGGAGGTAAAAGCTTCACCTCAGTAAAGCCCTACAGTGTTCGTGCTGAATTGAATAATCGACTGAAGGGCAAAGTTGCTATAGTCACAGCATCAACTGATGG TATAGGATATGCCATTGCGAAGAGGCTTGGAAATGAAGGTGCATCAGTGGTAATATGCAGTAGAAAAGAGAACAATGTCCAGAAAACAGTTAATGAGCTTCGCAATGAAGGAATTACCGTGGAGGGTGTAGCATGCCATGTTGGGAATGCTGAACAGAGAAAGAAATTGTTTGATATT GCTAATGACAAATTTGGGGGCCTTGATATATTAGTCTCAAATGCTGCAGTTAATCCAGGAGTGTCACCAGTTTTAGAG ACAGAAGAGAATGTTTGGgacaaaatatttgaaatcaaTGTGAAAAGCTCTTGGTTGCTGGCCAAGGAAGCTTACCCCAATCTTGTCAAGCGAGGGGGAGGCAGCATCGTATTTATTTCATCTATAGCTGGCTATCAACCTATGTCT CCTTTAGGTCCATACAGCGTGAGCAAGACAACATTGTTGGGATTGACCAAGGCTATCGCAAATGAAGTCGTGACTGACAACATACGGGTTAATTGTGTCGCACCAGGCATCGTTGCTACGAAATTTGCTTCAGCT ATTACCAGCTCAGAAGCAGCTAAGGAGCAAAGCTTATCAATTGTGCCGATGCAGAGATTCGGAAAGCCATCGGAAATAGCTGCGGCTGTGGCGTTTTTAGCGTCCAACGACGCGAGCTATGTCACCGGCGAGACCATCGTGGTGGCGGGCGGCGCTCACGCCCATCTCTAA
- the LOC134745512 gene encoding dehydrogenase/reductase SDR family member 4 isoform X2, translated as MIRSLGILSMGGKSFTSVKPYSVRAELNNRLKGKVAIVTASTDGIGYAIAKRLGNEGASVVICSRKENNVQKTVNELRNEGITVEGVACHVGNAEQRKKLFDITEENVWDKIFEINVKSSWLLAKEAYPNLVKRGGGSIVFISSIAGYQPMSPLGPYSVSKTTLLGLTKAIANEVVTDNIRVNCVAPGIVATKFASAITSSEAAKEQSLSIVPMQRFGKPSEIAAAVAFLASNDASYVTGETIVVAGGAHAHL; from the exons ATGATCCGTTCCCTGGGAATATTATCAATGGGAGGTAAAAGCTTCACCTCAGTAAAGCCCTACAGTGTTCGTGCTGAATTGAATAATCGACTGAAGGGCAAAGTTGCTATAGTCACAGCATCAACTGATGG TATAGGATATGCCATTGCGAAGAGGCTTGGAAATGAAGGTGCATCAGTGGTAATATGCAGTAGAAAAGAGAACAATGTCCAGAAAACAGTTAATGAGCTTCGCAATGAAGGAATTACCGTGGAGGGTGTAGCATGCCATGTTGGGAATGCTGAACAGAGAAAGAAATTGTTTGATATT ACAGAAGAGAATGTTTGGgacaaaatatttgaaatcaaTGTGAAAAGCTCTTGGTTGCTGGCCAAGGAAGCTTACCCCAATCTTGTCAAGCGAGGGGGAGGCAGCATCGTATTTATTTCATCTATAGCTGGCTATCAACCTATGTCT CCTTTAGGTCCATACAGCGTGAGCAAGACAACATTGTTGGGATTGACCAAGGCTATCGCAAATGAAGTCGTGACTGACAACATACGGGTTAATTGTGTCGCACCAGGCATCGTTGCTACGAAATTTGCTTCAGCT ATTACCAGCTCAGAAGCAGCTAAGGAGCAAAGCTTATCAATTGTGCCGATGCAGAGATTCGGAAAGCCATCGGAAATAGCTGCGGCTGTGGCGTTTTTAGCGTCCAACGACGCGAGCTATGTCACCGGCGAGACCATCGTGGTGGCGGGCGGCGCTCACGCCCATCTCTAA